A window of Enoplosus armatus isolate fEnoArm2 chromosome 3, fEnoArm2.hap1, whole genome shotgun sequence contains these coding sequences:
- the rbm12 gene encoding RNA-binding protein 12 has translation MAVVIRLQGLPIVAGTMDIRHFFSGLTIPDGGVHIVGGEHGEAFIVFATDEDARLGMMRTGGSIKGSKVSLLLSSKTEMQNMIELSRRRFEAGAGAVETAAATAGNANRQAGTAPISTVQPGAGGRGGSHGNQGFGNPPASVTAASSSQTPPTNKAVASVVPSFPNSYSSTPTITTALASLNAGPPPIPPLPSMPSMPPMPTLPTIPVPPPVSSLPPIPTVSPLSQGPPVPPMSHLPHMSSLPPFNPSLPPPGGLGSGLPLGTHNPMLFNPLSPLASLGLQAHMKAAAAAAAGAGVSNPDELFVLLQNLPFSCSEMEVRGFFRGLGLDGVRLLRDGQGRPTGRAIVKFFSPQDSFEAVKRGGGMMGQRFIEITPGSERQWASLNDSATGYAPQNSNKLNNSNESQDQQHRRGNAGSGAGGRDQRGRSRSPHRQEFCVYLKGLPYEADKKQIKDFFNNLAIMEESIYIAYGPNGRATGEGFLEFKTEQDYKAALGAHMQYMGTRFIQVHPISRKGMLEKIDTIRKREAAQGDGKNQDGLKAPRNCAHITNIPYNVSKKDVRAFLEGVGLYEDTLKVLTDSHGNGLGQAIFQLRTEEDARKAERLHRQKLNGRDAFVHLVTFEQMKEIERNPPPQNKRGQRNQNQNQLNQNQNQHQQAQPSPQQPQINPFAGISGEEFNFLRNTMGNLNSAPFVTPFSAPGNGLAGPPPLPPLTAGLGDVNLGIAPPLVAGLPGAPILEPPGFRPGAAGGAPFSQDGLRGLVPFDNGNRKGGGGGQNRGGGANNNNQGRPGGGATGGQQVFTPGADGLRNQPAPGGSNNPNSQRGAAGPTIVKLQNMPFTVTVDEIMDFFYGYQVLPGSVCLQFSEKGLPTGEAMVAFQNHEEATAAVMDLNDRPIGARKVKISLG, from the coding sequence ATGGCGGTAGTCATCAGGCTGCAGGGTCTGCCCATAGTGGCCGGCACCATGGACATCAGACACTTCTTCTCTGGCCTCACCATCCCTGACGGGGGAGTGCACATCGTGGGGGGTGAGCATGGCGAGGCCTTCATTGTCTTTGCCACTGACGAGGACGCTCGGCTGGGGATGATGCGTACAGGCGGGTCCATTAAGGGCTCCAAAGTATCGCTGTTGCTTAGCAGCAAGACAGAAATGCAGAATATGATTGAACTCAGCCGCCGCAGGTTTGAGGCTGGGGCAGGTGCTGTGGAGACGGCTGCAGCTACAGCAGGAAATGCCAACCGACAAGCGGGCACTGCCCCCATATCCACAGTGCAGCCAGGGGCAGGGGGAAGAGGCGGTAGCCATGGAAACCAGGGTTTCGGTAATCCCCCGGCCTCAGTGACTGCAGCAAGCTCATCTCAGACGCCACCGACCAACAAGGCAGTGGCCAGCGTGGTGCCAAGCTTCCCCAACAGCTACAGCTCCACCCCTACAATCACCACAGCTCTGGCATCGCTCAATGCAGGCCCCCCACCTATCCCTCCACTTCCAAGCATGCCTTCCATGCCCCCCATGCCCACGCTGCCCACCATTCCAGTTCCCCCTCCAGTATCCTCCCTCCCCCCTATCCCTACTGTCTCCCCCCTTTCTCAAGGACCTCCAGTTCCTCCTATGTCCCACCTCCCCCACATGTCCTCCTTGCCTCCCTTCAACCCCTCCCTACCTCCCCCAGGAGGATTGGGCTCTGGCCTCCCTCTTGGAACCCACAACCCAATGCTGTTCAACCCTCTCTCCCCCCTGGCTTCTCTAGGCCTCCAGGCCCATAtgaaggctgctgctgctgcagccgctgGAGCAGGAGTTTCCAATCCTGATGAGTTGTTTGTCCTCCTGCAGAATCTCCCATTCTCCTGCTCAGAGATGGAGGTCAGGGGTTTTTTCAGGGGTCTGGGGTTGGATGGGGTTCGCCTGCTGAGGGACGGGCAGGGTCGGCCAACTGGCAGGGCTATAGTCAAGTTCTTCTCGCCCCAGGACAGCTTTGAAGCTGTGAAGCGAGGAGGTGGCATGATGGGCCAAAGGTTCATCGAGATAACCCCAGGCTCTGAGCGGCAATGGGCCAGCCTCAATGACAGTGCGACAGGCTATGCTCCTCAAAATAGCAACAAATTAAATAACAGCAACGAGTCACAGGACCAGCAGCACCGCCGTGGTAATGCTGGGTCAGGGGCCGGAGGCAGGGATCAGCGAGGAAGGTCAAGATCTCCTCACCGGCAAGAGTTCTGTGTCTACCTGAAGGGCCTTCCCTACGAGGCTGACAAGAAGCAGATAAAGGACTTCTTTAACAATTTGGCCATCATGGAGGAAAGCATATACATCGCCTACGGGCCCAATGGGCGAGCCACAGGAGAAGGCTTCCTTGAGTTCAAAACAGAACAGGATTACAAGGCTGCTCTGGGTGCTCATATGCAGTACATGGGCACCCGCTTCATCCAGGTCCACCCAATTAGCCGGAAGGGAATGCTTGAAAAGATTGACACCATCCGCAAACGTGAAGCAGCACAGGGAGATGGCAAGAACCAGGATGGCTTGAAAGCTCCCAGGAACTGTGCCCACATCACCAACATCCCATACAACGTCTCCAAGAAGGATGTTCGTGCCTTCCTGGAGGGTGTGGGACTTTACGAGGACACCCTGAAGGTTCTGACCGATAGCCATGGCAATGGTTTAGGGCAAGCTATCTTCCAGCTACGAACTGAGGAAGATGCCCGCAAAGCTGAACGACTGCACCGCCAAAAACTTAACGGCCGTGATGCTTTTGTCCATCTTGTGACCTTTGAGCAGATGAAGGAAATTGAGAGGAATCCTCCCCCCCAGAACAAGAGGGGCCAACgcaaccagaaccagaaccagctGAACCAAAATCAGAACCAACACCAGCAAGCCCAGCCCAGTCCCCAGCAACCCCAGATCAACCCATTTGCTGGGATAAGTGGGGAAGAGTTTAACTTTCTCAGAAACACCATGGGGAACCTCAACAGTGCCCCCTTTGTGACTCCATTCTCAGCCCCAGGTAATGGGCTGGCaggccctcctcctctccctcctctgacAGCAGGGCTGGGGGACGTGAATCTGGGCATAGCTCCTCCACTTGTTGCCGGTCTTCCTGGTGCTCCAATCCTGGAGCCACCGGGCTTTCGACCTGGAGCTGCGGGAGGAGCTCCGTTCAGCCAGGATGGGCTGAGAGGGTTGGTGCCCTTTGACAATGGCAACagaaaaggaggtggaggaggacagaaCCGAGGGGGAGGGGCTAACAACAATAACCAAGGACGTCCAGGGGGCGGGGCTACTGGTGGACAGCAAGTGTTCACTCCAGGAGCTGACGGTCTCCGCAACCAGCCAGCCCCTGGAGGATCCAACAATCCCAACAGTCAACGCGGTGCTGCTGGCCCGACAATTGTAAAGCTTCAGAACATGCCGTTCACTGTAACCGTGGACGAGATCATGGACTTCTTCTACGGCTACCAGGTGCTGCCAGGCTCAGTCTGCCTGCAGTTCAGTGAAAAGGGCCTGCCAACTGGTGAGGCCATGGTGGCCTTCCAGAACCATGAGGAggccactgctgctgtcatggACCTTAATGACCGGCCTATTGGAGCACGCAAGGTCAAGATAAGCCTGGGTTAA